From the genome of Streptomyces sp. NBC_00659, one region includes:
- a CDS encoding aspartyl/asparaginyl beta-hydroxylase domain-containing protein, translated as MTPEIDQIFQDVKDRHGAGSITRVEEMVYAKRQERHPLQKDAKWIMPGISQTPWHDPYEHPEIEPVVRAFEAGHGAIKLELADAWSDRKSAFSDYEHYLSRQENWQALYLFRDGGPVESSAALVPTAYTILTREVIEQGKLCPLLESHFSTLLPGASIAPHCDLWNFSINLHLAVDIPEGCGITVADETRRWQEGECLLFDYSFLHEAWNNGTRPRTCLLVDLWHPETTVPEREALVGLITEIRKLMG; from the coding sequence ATGACACCCGAAATAGATCAGATCTTCCAGGACGTGAAGGACCGGCACGGAGCCGGCTCCATCACGCGCGTCGAGGAGATGGTGTACGCCAAGCGGCAGGAGCGCCATCCGCTGCAGAAGGACGCCAAGTGGATCATGCCCGGGATATCCCAGACGCCCTGGCACGATCCCTACGAGCACCCCGAGATCGAACCCGTTGTCCGCGCCTTCGAAGCCGGACACGGCGCCATCAAACTGGAGCTCGCGGACGCGTGGTCCGATCGCAAGAGCGCCTTCTCCGACTATGAGCACTATCTGAGCCGCCAGGAGAACTGGCAGGCGCTGTACCTCTTCCGCGACGGCGGGCCGGTCGAGTCCTCGGCCGCTCTGGTGCCCACCGCGTACACCATCCTCACCCGCGAGGTCATCGAGCAGGGCAAGCTCTGCCCCCTCCTGGAGAGCCACTTCTCGACGCTGCTTCCCGGTGCCTCGATCGCCCCTCACTGCGACCTGTGGAACTTCAGCATCAATCTGCACCTTGCGGTCGACATCCCCGAGGGGTGTGGCATCACGGTCGCCGACGAAACTCGGCGCTGGCAGGAGGGCGAGTGTCTGCTGTTCGACTACTCCTTCTTGCACGAGGCGTGGAACAACGGCACCAGGCCGCGCACTTGTCTCCTCGTGGACCTGTGGCACCCGGAAACGACTGTCCCCGAGCGTGAGGCCCTCGTCGGTCTCATCACCGAGATCCGCAAGCTGATGGGCTAG